The Hymenobacter sp. GOD-10R genome includes a window with the following:
- a CDS encoding amino acid permease, which produces MANIFAKKPLAQLLGEANSSGHGALKRTLGAGNLVALGVGAIIGAGLFVRTAAAAAQASGPGVTLAFVLAAFGCVFAGLCYAEFAAMIPIAGSAYTYAYTTMGEFVAWVIGWALIMEYALGAATVSIAWSEYLNKLLEVFGTSIPYNLSHSPFESAVINGVTEHGLINLPALLIIVMLSLLLVKGTQESALFNAVIVVLKTLIVVVFIAVGWQFINPSNHTPYLIPADAVVKNAAGEAVRTYEGFFKHGWGGIIGGAGIVFFAFIGFDAVSTAAQEAKNPKRDMPIGILGSLAICTVLYILFGHVLTGVANWREFADPALGGEASVAYAIRAHMPGYGWLATAVTVGILLGFTSVILVMLMGQSRVFFSMAKDGLMPKAFSELHPRFNTPYKSNLMLMVFVGLFAAFVPGSLAGDLTSFGTLLAFVLVSIGVWIMRKSDPAQPRPFRAPLSTPAFPLVPIMGAIVCTLLIVGLDSFTLKVAFAWMLLGFVVYFLYGKRNSMLQRGIVVVPTEMDEEAFIKPDKHNA; this is translated from the coding sequence ATGGCAAATATTTTCGCCAAGAAACCCTTAGCGCAACTGCTGGGTGAAGCCAACTCTTCGGGGCACGGCGCGCTCAAGCGCACGCTGGGTGCGGGCAACCTCGTGGCACTGGGCGTGGGCGCCATCATCGGGGCGGGCCTGTTTGTGCGTACGGCGGCGGCGGCGGCTCAGGCCTCGGGGCCGGGCGTGACGCTGGCGTTTGTCCTGGCCGCGTTTGGCTGCGTGTTTGCTGGGCTTTGCTACGCCGAGTTTGCGGCCATGATTCCGATTGCCGGCTCGGCCTATACCTACGCCTACACCACCATGGGCGAGTTTGTGGCCTGGGTTATCGGCTGGGCGCTCATCATGGAATACGCGCTGGGCGCGGCCACCGTGTCCATCGCCTGGAGCGAATACCTGAACAAGCTCTTAGAGGTTTTTGGGACAAGTATCCCATATAATCTCAGCCACTCACCCTTCGAGTCGGCCGTGATAAACGGCGTGACCGAGCACGGCCTCATCAACCTGCCGGCCTTGCTCATCATCGTGATGCTGAGCTTATTGCTAGTGAAAGGTACTCAGGAGTCAGCCCTGTTCAACGCCGTTATCGTGGTGCTCAAAACCCTCATCGTAGTGGTTTTCATCGCCGTAGGCTGGCAGTTCATTAATCCTTCTAACCACACGCCCTACCTCATTCCGGCTGATGCCGTGGTGAAAAACGCGGCTGGCGAAGCCGTCCGTACCTACGAAGGCTTTTTCAAGCACGGCTGGGGCGGCATCATCGGGGGCGCGGGCATTGTGTTCTTCGCGTTCATCGGGTTTGATGCCGTGAGCACGGCCGCGCAAGAGGCCAAAAATCCTAAGCGCGACATGCCCATCGGTATCTTAGGTTCGTTGGCCATTTGCACGGTGCTCTACATCTTGTTTGGGCACGTGCTGACGGGCGTGGCCAATTGGCGCGAATTTGCTGACCCTGCGCTGGGCGGCGAGGCATCGGTGGCCTACGCCATTCGGGCGCACATGCCCGGCTACGGCTGGCTGGCTACGGCCGTCACGGTTGGTATTTTGCTCGGTTTCACCTCGGTTATCCTCGTCATGCTGATGGGCCAGAGCCGCGTGTTCTTCTCGATGGCCAAGGACGGCCTCATGCCCAAAGCCTTCTCGGAACTGCACCCTAGGTTCAACACGCCTTACAAATCTAACCTCATGCTGATGGTGTTCGTGGGTTTGTTTGCGGCCTTCGTGCCCGGCTCGCTGGCCGGCGACCTCACCTCGTTTGGCACCCTGCTGGCCTTCGTGCTGGTGAGCATCGGCGTGTGGATTATGCGCAAGTCGGATCCCGCGCAGCCGCGCCCGTTCCGCGCGCCGCTTTCCACACCCGCCTTTCCGCTGGTGCCCATCATGGGGGCTATCGTGTGTACGCTGCTGATTGTGGGCCTCGATTCGTTTACCTTAAAAGTGGCTTTCGCCTGGATGCTGCTCGGCTTCGTAGTCTACTTCCTTTACGGCAAGCGCAACTCAATGCTGCAAAGAGGCATCGTGGTAGTGCCTACCGAGATGGACGAAGAAGCTTTCATCAAACCCGACAAGCATAATGCTTAA
- a CDS encoding MBL fold metallo-hydrolase yields MSPLPSSSTSVQIQQFYDKGLAQASYAIRCGRQVALIDPGRDPQPYYDFSDEHDARIVAVIETHTHADFISSHLEIAEEAGATIYCSKYSKALYPHDTFDDGDRINLGSVELHALNTPGHSPDSISVLLMDDGAQTRAVFTGDTLFVGDVGRPDLREDAALGNHQREELAAQLYRSTRQRLMSLPPTTRVYPAHGPGSLCGKVTSPELDSTIGKELKTNYALQAMSEAEFVRVLLEDQPFVPKYFPYGVALNKLGAQPFEDSVRAVPRLQSDALLANDVLVVDTRPAPSFRAGHLEGAINLMDGGKFETWLGSVVGPKESFYLLADSQIALDTVIRKTAKIGYETNIRGALLTPAVLPMTSPELDLEQVRQHADDFTIVDIRNTNENKSPIFANALSIPLPELRERAHEVPTDKPILVHCAGGYRSAAGASILQAALPGAAVYDLGEAITEFQKQPVH; encoded by the coding sequence ATGAGTCCTCTACCTAGTAGTAGTACCTCCGTCCAGATTCAGCAATTTTATGATAAAGGCCTGGCTCAAGCGAGCTATGCCATCCGCTGCGGCCGCCAAGTGGCGCTCATCGACCCAGGCCGCGACCCACAACCTTACTACGACTTCTCCGACGAGCACGACGCACGTATTGTCGCGGTCATTGAAACCCATACCCACGCCGACTTCATCTCCAGCCATCTGGAAATAGCCGAGGAAGCTGGCGCCACTATTTATTGCAGCAAGTATTCGAAGGCTCTTTACCCCCACGATACCTTCGACGACGGCGACCGAATCAACCTAGGCTCCGTGGAGCTGCATGCGCTGAACACACCTGGCCACTCGCCCGATAGCATTTCGGTGCTGCTGATGGACGACGGTGCCCAGACGCGTGCCGTGTTTACCGGCGATACGCTTTTCGTGGGTGATGTAGGTCGCCCTGATTTGCGCGAAGACGCCGCGCTCGGCAACCATCAGCGTGAAGAACTCGCTGCGCAGCTGTACCGCAGCACCCGCCAGCGGCTAATGTCGTTGCCGCCCACTACGCGTGTATACCCCGCGCACGGCCCCGGTTCCTTATGTGGCAAAGTAACGAGCCCCGAACTGGACAGTACCATCGGTAAGGAGCTGAAGACTAACTATGCGTTGCAAGCCATGTCGGAGGCCGAGTTTGTGCGTGTTCTTTTAGAAGACCAACCGTTTGTGCCGAAGTATTTTCCGTACGGCGTCGCGCTCAACAAGTTAGGTGCCCAGCCGTTTGAAGACAGCGTGCGGGCGGTGCCTCGCCTACAGTCAGACGCCTTGCTGGCAAATGACGTCCTGGTTGTCGATACCCGACCTGCGCCTTCATTCCGAGCCGGCCACTTGGAAGGTGCTATCAACCTGATGGATGGGGGGAAGTTTGAAACCTGGCTCGGCTCGGTGGTAGGCCCGAAGGAATCGTTTTACTTGCTCGCTGATTCGCAGATTGCCCTCGACACGGTAATCCGCAAAACAGCCAAAATCGGCTACGAAACTAATATTCGTGGTGCCTTGCTTACCCCGGCGGTGCTGCCTATGACCAGCCCGGAGCTTGACCTAGAGCAAGTACGCCAGCATGCCGATGATTTTACCATCGTGGATATTCGCAACACGAACGAGAACAAGTCACCGATTTTCGCCAATGCCCTCTCAATTCCGCTTCCCGAGCTGCGCGAGCGGGCCCATGAGGTACCTACCGATAAGCCCATCCTAGTGCATTGCGCGGGCGGCTACCGCTCGGCGGCAGGTGCCAGCATTTTACAGGCCGCTCTGCCCGGTGCTGCCGTTTACGACCTCGGTGAGGCCATTACGGAGTTTCAGAAGCAGCCGGTTCATTAA
- a CDS encoding NmrA family NAD(P)-binding protein, with translation MATEPTTTSPHSLASEPTTIVLAGSTGALGLLIAHHLRRRGAAVRALVRPGKGNTAEATSLRLQGCELVEVDYNNAEELKKACAGTGCVVSALSGLREVIVEAQTRLLDAAVAAGVPRFIPSDYSADFTRLPEGSNRNFDLRREFQRRVDQAPIQATSILNGMFMDLLKGQAPVVLQGPRRVVYWGDADQPLDFTTMVDTANFTAAAALDPNTPRFLRVAGEVASIRDLQADASKATGQRYKLLRMGGLGVLAGMIKVTRTLFPAKNEVFPPWQGMQYLHNMFTGQAKLAEPLDNARYSDIQWTKVQDLLAVK, from the coding sequence ATGGCAACAGAGCCCACAACTACTTCCCCCCATAGCCTAGCTTCGGAGCCAACCACCATTGTGCTGGCAGGTTCCACCGGAGCCCTAGGGTTGTTAATTGCACATCATCTTCGGCGCCGGGGTGCGGCCGTGCGGGCGCTTGTGCGGCCGGGGAAGGGCAACACGGCCGAAGCCACTTCGCTACGCTTGCAAGGGTGTGAGCTTGTGGAAGTTGATTACAACAACGCCGAGGAGCTGAAAAAAGCCTGCGCTGGTACTGGTTGCGTGGTATCGGCTTTGTCGGGGCTGCGGGAGGTGATTGTTGAGGCGCAGACCCGCCTGCTCGATGCGGCTGTGGCGGCGGGCGTACCACGCTTTATCCCGTCTGACTACTCAGCCGATTTTACCCGCTTGCCCGAGGGCTCGAATCGCAACTTCGACCTGCGCCGAGAATTTCAGCGCCGGGTTGATCAGGCCCCTATCCAGGCGACTTCCATTCTCAACGGCATGTTCATGGACTTGCTGAAAGGGCAAGCGCCGGTTGTCCTGCAAGGTCCGCGCCGGGTGGTGTACTGGGGCGATGCCGACCAGCCGCTGGACTTCACCACGATGGTAGACACCGCTAACTTCACGGCGGCCGCTGCTCTCGACCCCAACACCCCCCGCTTCCTGCGCGTGGCCGGCGAGGTAGCCAGCATCCGCGACCTGCAAGCCGACGCCAGCAAAGCCACCGGCCAACGATACAAACTCTTGCGCATGGGCGGCCTAGGTGTGCTCGCCGGCATGATCAAGGTAACGCGCACCTTGTTTCCGGCGAAAAACGAAGTATTTCCACCTTGGCAAGGCATGCAGTACTTGCACAATATGTTCACCGGTCAAGCAAAGCTAGCTGAGCCATTAGACAATGCACGCTACTCCGATATCCAGTGGACGAAAGTGCAGGATTTGCTAGCGGTGAAATAG
- a CDS encoding exonuclease SbcCD subunit D C-terminal domain-containing protein — MLILHTADWHLGQRFIGGHERTEEHRYFLTWLVQIVREQAVEVLVVAGDVFDTGSPSNAALELYYNFLLQMQATACRDIVIVGGNHDSPATLNAPARLLRHLRVHVVGCVPECFEDQVLVLDDAQGKPGLVVCAIPFLRDRDVRLSVPGESAEEREVRIRQGIADHYARAAEVEMVWQLKEAGVPVLATGHLYAAGGAASDSERTIHVGNLGQISAEHFPEVFDYVALGHLHRPQRVGGREHIRYSGSPIPLSFSEIDHGKEVLLLDFVPGSVQIQTLAVPGSRRLARFHGSLDEVLSKLTSYDNAGYLLPAWIDLEVRSELGQTEVAEQLLKVIATLDRTQIEVLNRRHLRLVALRPLDEPEPLTRSLHDFTEREVFERRLETEPEETRQELLRAFDELLELIREA; from the coding sequence ATGCTAATTCTTCACACGGCTGATTGGCACCTAGGTCAGCGCTTCATTGGCGGCCATGAGCGCACCGAAGAACACCGGTATTTTCTTACTTGGCTAGTTCAAATCGTACGCGAACAGGCCGTGGAAGTGCTCGTGGTGGCCGGTGACGTATTCGATACTGGCTCCCCTTCGAATGCTGCGCTGGAGCTGTATTACAACTTTCTGCTGCAAATGCAGGCCACTGCCTGCCGCGACATTGTGATTGTAGGCGGTAACCACGACTCCCCGGCTACGCTCAATGCCCCGGCTCGCCTGCTGCGGCATTTGCGCGTGCACGTGGTTGGTTGCGTACCCGAGTGCTTTGAGGATCAGGTCCTCGTGCTGGATGACGCGCAAGGCAAGCCGGGCTTGGTAGTATGCGCTATTCCTTTCCTGCGCGACCGGGATGTGCGCCTGTCGGTGCCCGGCGAATCGGCGGAGGAGCGCGAGGTGCGCATCCGCCAGGGCATTGCGGATCACTATGCCCGAGCCGCGGAAGTTGAAATGGTGTGGCAGTTGAAAGAAGCCGGCGTGCCCGTGCTGGCTACCGGCCACCTCTACGCCGCTGGCGGTGCCGCCTCCGACTCAGAGCGCACGATTCACGTGGGCAACCTAGGTCAGATATCGGCCGAGCACTTTCCGGAAGTATTTGATTATGTGGCCCTAGGTCACTTGCACCGACCGCAGCGCGTGGGTGGCCGCGAGCATATCCGCTACTCCGGCTCCCCCATTCCTCTCTCCTTCTCCGAAATCGACCACGGCAAGGAAGTGCTTTTGTTAGATTTTGTACCAGGAAGCGTACAGATTCAAACCCTGGCCGTGCCTGGCAGCCGACGCCTAGCTCGCTTCCACGGTTCGCTGGATGAAGTACTTAGCAAGCTCACCAGCTACGACAACGCGGGCTACCTACTCCCCGCTTGGATCGATTTGGAAGTGCGCTCGGAGCTAGGGCAAACCGAAGTAGCCGAGCAGCTTCTGAAAGTCATTGCTACGCTCGACCGCACCCAAATCGAAGTCCTGAATCGTCGTCACCTGCGCTTGGTGGCTTTGCGCCCCCTCGATGAGCCGGAACCCCTAACCCGCAGCCTCCACGATTTTACGGAGCGTGAAGTATTTGAGCGTCGCTTGGAAACGGAGCCGGAGGAAACACGTCAAGAGCTACTACGCGCCTTCGATGAGCTGCTGGAATTGATTCGAGAAGCATAG
- a CDS encoding RICIN domain-containing protein, whose product MNALSFRFLFLLLVVLGLRAEPLWAQQPAFLPDENSYYGIIARSSGRSLDVANASAEPGAATVQWEFTQSPSQQWRFVRVSPGSVYFRIEAKHSGACLTVDKNEESSPLVQRPWSGSFYQQWALTAGGPVGSIQLLNRGTERCASLAAADKANGTPIVAQQAQNRATQQWRLFKLHLNLDPKQPSFGTPEPLTALNTPGNELKPVLAPDGHTLYFVRTKYDANTEGNTESGDSWLSTSADGRAWATATRLDALNTPQHNGVMAITNNGNSLLVRGTYEREGSFRDEGVSKVARNLAKGSRPQRLSIANYYSTNIATDFFETPDEKILLLSLERSDSYGNNDLYVSRAGSGGAWSEPLNLGRVLNSPGFEFAPWLAPDGKTLYFSSYGHAGYGGADIFVSTRLDDTWTNWTEPRNLGAPLNGPGFDAYLSLTPDGKQAYFASGRTANNPADLFRAVAGIPPIDTAVTAPVDPQVAARTLLTGRALDAKTRKPVVAEVKVTRLSSDLAFNATARTDASGGGFQFSLPPGQYRLAATSTSYLTASDTVTMVGSLNRDLLLVPASVGSSLELPTLIFAQGKYALLPDSYAELNRLARTLTDNPTVNIRLEGHTDNQGNPALNQKLSEDRVAEVRRYLITRGIAENRISVIGYGGTKPRGSNEKEETRRLNRRVEFTITKQ is encoded by the coding sequence ATGAATGCTTTGTCGTTTCGATTTCTTTTTCTCCTATTAGTAGTGCTAGGGCTCCGCGCCGAGCCACTATGGGCACAACAGCCTGCTTTTTTGCCCGACGAAAACTCGTACTACGGCATCATAGCTCGCAGCAGTGGTCGTTCGCTCGATGTGGCCAATGCCTCCGCTGAGCCCGGTGCTGCTACGGTGCAGTGGGAATTTACTCAGTCTCCGAGTCAGCAGTGGCGCTTTGTACGGGTGTCGCCCGGTAGCGTGTATTTTCGCATCGAAGCCAAGCATAGCGGCGCGTGCTTGACCGTTGATAAGAACGAGGAAAGTTCGCCGCTTGTACAGCGGCCTTGGTCGGGCAGCTTCTACCAACAATGGGCACTGACAGCCGGCGGGCCAGTTGGGAGTATTCAGCTGCTTAACCGCGGCACCGAGCGCTGCGCGTCGCTGGCCGCGGCTGATAAAGCCAATGGCACCCCCATAGTAGCGCAGCAGGCTCAGAACCGTGCTACGCAGCAGTGGCGCTTATTTAAGCTGCATCTAAACCTAGATCCTAAGCAGCCAAGCTTTGGCACACCCGAGCCGCTAACTGCCTTGAACACGCCCGGCAATGAGTTAAAACCTGTGCTAGCGCCTGATGGCCACACTTTGTATTTCGTGCGAACGAAGTACGACGCTAATACGGAAGGCAATACGGAGTCAGGCGACAGCTGGCTGAGCACATCCGCCGACGGACGAGCATGGGCCACCGCCACGCGCTTAGACGCTTTAAACACGCCCCAGCACAATGGGGTGATGGCCATTACGAACAACGGCAATTCGCTGCTCGTACGCGGCACGTATGAACGCGAAGGTAGCTTCCGCGACGAAGGCGTGTCGAAGGTGGCGCGCAACTTGGCGAAAGGCTCACGGCCCCAACGCCTGTCAATTGCTAATTACTATTCCACCAATATCGCTACGGACTTCTTCGAAACGCCCGACGAGAAGATCTTACTACTTTCGCTGGAGCGCTCCGATTCCTACGGTAACAACGACTTGTATGTGAGCCGGGCAGGGTCGGGCGGAGCTTGGTCGGAGCCATTGAACCTAGGTCGAGTACTCAACTCGCCGGGCTTTGAGTTTGCACCTTGGCTGGCACCCGATGGCAAGACCTTGTATTTCTCGTCGTATGGCCACGCGGGCTACGGCGGCGCCGATATTTTCGTGAGTACCCGCCTCGACGACACTTGGACGAACTGGACGGAGCCCCGTAACCTAGGAGCGCCGCTCAACGGGCCAGGCTTTGATGCTTACCTTAGCCTCACGCCCGACGGCAAGCAGGCCTATTTTGCATCGGGGCGTACGGCTAACAATCCTGCCGACCTCTTTCGGGCTGTTGCCGGCATACCGCCCATCGATACGGCGGTCACTGCTCCTGTCGATCCGCAGGTAGCGGCTCGTACGTTGCTCACAGGTCGGGCGCTCGACGCCAAAACGCGAAAGCCCGTTGTGGCAGAAGTGAAAGTGACCCGCCTCAGCAGCGACCTAGCTTTTAACGCAACGGCCCGCACCGACGCGTCGGGTGGCGGATTTCAATTCTCCTTGCCTCCGGGGCAGTACCGCCTAGCGGCTACCAGCACTAGCTATCTTACGGCCTCTGACACCGTAACGATGGTGGGCTCGCTCAACCGCGATTTGCTGCTTGTGCCGGCGAGCGTTGGCTCAAGCTTGGAACTACCTACCCTCATTTTTGCCCAAGGCAAATACGCACTACTACCCGATTCGTACGCTGAGCTGAATCGCCTCGCCCGTACTCTCACCGACAACCCCACGGTGAATATCCGCCTCGAAGGGCACACCGATAACCAGGGCAATCCAGCGCTCAACCAGAAGCTCTCGGAAGACCGCGTAGCAGAAGTACGCCGCTACCTTATTACCCGCGGCATTGCCGAGAATAGGATCAGTGTAATTGGCTATGGCGGTACAAAGCCCCGGGGCAGCAACGAAAAAGAAGAAACCCGCCGACTCAATCGGCGCGTAGAATTCACGATTACCAAGCAGTAG
- a CDS encoding DUF2945 domain-containing protein, protein MRKGTKVSWKYGTGTATGKIEETHKESITRKMKGHTVTRHGTADNPAFVILQTNGDRVLKLKSEVQVVPS, encoded by the coding sequence ATGCGTAAAGGCACCAAAGTCAGTTGGAAATATGGTACTGGTACTGCCACCGGCAAGATTGAAGAAACCCACAAAGAATCGATAACGCGTAAGATGAAGGGCCATACTGTTACGCGCCACGGCACGGCCGACAATCCCGCTTTCGTTATCCTTCAGACTAACGGCGACCGGGTACTCAAACTAAAAAGCGAAGTACAAGTGGTACCTAGCTAA